The DNA sequence TCGGGCATGGGATCGAAGCCATCCAGGGCCGCGGCCTGCACCCCGAAACGCCGGGAGAGGTGCCGGTATGAGCTGGTTCCTCGCACCGCTGCTCGCCCTCCTCGCTCTGCTCGGCGCCCCGCTCTTCACCATCATCGCCTGCATCACCCTCATCGCCTTCGCCACCAACGGCATCGACACGACCTCCGTGGCGATCGAGATGTACCGCATGGCCCATTCCATGCTGATCGCCATCCCGCTCTTCACTTTCGCCGGCTATCTGCTTTCCGAGGGCGGCGCGCCGCGGCGCCTGGTGCGGGTCTCCCGCGCCTTGCTGGGCTGGGTACCGGGCGGATTGGCGCTGGTGGCGCTGGTGGCCTGCGCCGTATTCACCGCCTTCACCGGTGCTTCCGGCGTCACCGTCATTGCCATGGGGGGCCTGCTGCTCCCGGCGCTGCGCGCCGAGAAGTACGACGATCGCTTCACCTTCGGCCTGCTCACGACCTCGGGCAGTCTGGGACTCCTGTTCCCACCCAGTTTGCCGATCATCCTGGTGGCCTATGTGACCAGCGTGAGCGTGGACCAGCTCTTCGTGGCCGGCGTCCTCCCGGGCATCTTGCTCCTCCTCGTGCTCGGCACCTACGCGGTGCAGACGGCCCGGCGCACGGGTGTGCCGCGGCAGTATTTCTCCTGGCACGAGCTGGTGCGGGCGGTGCGCGGCGCGGCCTGGGAACTGCCGCTGCCCTTCGTCGTCCTGGGAGGCATCTACAGCGGCAAGGTGACGGTGACCGAGGCGGCCAGCCTGACCGCGGTCTACGCCCTGGTGGCGGAGGTCCTCATCTACCGGGACATCAAGCTACGGGACCTGAAACATCTGTTCACCGAGAGCATGGTGCTCGTCGGCGGCATCCTCATCATCGTCGGCGCGGCGCTGGGTCTCACCAACTACCTCATCGATGCCGAGGTCCCGACGCGGCTCTTCGAATGGATCGAAACCTGGATCGGTCACCGTTTTGTTTTCCTGATGCTGCTCAACGTCTTCCTGCTCATCGTCGGCTGCATGATGGACATCTTCTCCGCCATCCTGGTGGTGATGCCCCTCATCCTGCCCGTGGCGCAGGCATACGAGGTCAATCCGGTGCACCTGTCGATTCTCTTCCTCGCCAACCTGGAGATCGGCTACTTCACCCCACCCGTGGGACTCAACCTCTTCATCGGCTCCTTCCGCTTCGGCAAACCGGTGATGGAGCTGGCGCGTGCCTCGCTGCCGTTCCTGGGGTTGTACCTCCTGGTGTTGCTCGTCCTCACCTATCTGCCCGGTCTGTCCCTGTGGCTCGTCCAGGCCTTCGGCGTGCGTTGAAGCCTGTGCTCCGCCGGGTCGGCATGCCGAAACAGCTCGTCGAGGTGGAGGGGGCTCACCTTCAAGCTCCTGCCTCCAGGCGGCGGATGAGTACTTCCAACGCCGCCTCCTCGCTGTCCACCGCGAGGCCGACGGCGCGGGCACCATCGAGGCTGGCGATGAGCACCATGGTGATGTCGAGGGCCTCGCGGCGATGTTCGGGATCGTCCTGCGTGTCGAGGAGATGCAAGAGATGGCGGTGGAGCCGGCGATAGTCAGCAAAGCCCATCGCCGGCGGGGCACCGGAGAGGGGTCCTGTATTCCGAGTCTCCAGAGTGAAGGCAAACCCTGCCTCGCTGAGGGCGAGCGGCGGCCGGGTGGCGAACGACACCGCCAGATACTCCGCCCCGGTCGTGGCGTCGCGCCGGACCTCGAGCTCCTCCACCTGGTCGGCTGGAAGCTGCAGGCTCTTGGCCGTAGCCACCTCGGTCAGACGCACGCCGCTGGCATCGTCTTGCAGGACGAAGAGGCCAGGACGCCCGGCGAGCCAGGCTTGTAAGCGTCGTGCCAGTTCCTGCGGGTCCATCGTACTCCGGGGGGAGACATCCTCTCGCGAGCCACATCGTAGCGCGTCGATGCCCTGGGCGACCGCCCCGACACTCTGAACCCCGACATGCGCTACACTGCTTCCCCTGGCGGCATAGGTGCACGACCGCGATGAGCTCTTCTTGGCCTAAGGGGTTGTAGGCCTGACACCTTGGCCAGCGCCGAGGAGACCGCGAGGACATGTTATCCGACAGAATCCTGCGGTGCCGTTCGGGATATACGGTTCGGTCGAATCCTTGTTAGCCGCTGCGAGGTGCTCGTCGACAAGTGAAAGTCCATCGGTCCCCCTCAACTCGGAGTAGACGCGCCACCATGGGACTCTTGACCTTCAGCATCAACGTCACCCTCGACGGTTGCGTCGACCACCGGGAGGGTATCGCCGACGACGAGACGCACGCTCTCTTTACCCGCCTCATGGACGAGGGCGGGGCGATGCTGTGGGGCCGCGTCACCTACGAGATGATGGAGAGCTACTGGCCGGCGGTCGCCCGCGGCGACCAAGAGGCGCCGCCAGCGATGCGCGAGTGGGCGGTCAAACTGCAGGCAAAGCCGAAGTACGTCGTGTCGTCGACGCGAAAGAACTTCCCGTGGACCAACAGCCACCACATCGCCGGCGACCTGCGCACGGGCGTGCAGAACCTGAAGGACGCGACCCCGGCCGGCGTGCTCCTCGGTAGCGGCAAGCTCGCGACCGAGCTGGACAGGCTGGATCTGATCGACGAGTACAGGTTCCTCGTCCACCCTAGGATCGCCGGCCACGGCCCGACTCTGTACCATGGCGGCCTGCCCAGCACGCGACGGCTCGAACTTGTTTCGGCCAAGCCACTCCGCAGCGGCGCGGTCGCCATGCACTACCGGCGCGCGCGCGGCTAACAACCGGTTGCAGCGGACGGTCCGCTGCGCGGCCCGCCGCTGAACCGGAGCGTTAGCCGGACAGGAGGAGGAGGAGCTAGGCTATGAAGCGGCTGATGATGCGTCGCATTCTCGAAATCGTGGTCATAGGACTCGTGCTGCCAGCCGTGGTTCCGCGTGACGCGCTCGCGCAGCAGTTCACTGGCCGCTCCTTCGGCGCCATCATCCATGTTGGCTCAATCGATACCACGGTCTGCGACTCGGGCGAACTGCCGAGCAGTGGCGGCTCCTTGGAAACGATCCTCCAAGACGTGCGCGTCGGCTCGGTGCTCACGGCCGGAGCCATGCGGGCGGAGACCCACAGCACGAGCGCGGCGGCGATCAGTCATGCCTACACCGTGAACTTGTCCGTGCTACCCGGCACGCCAGCAGCACTCACCGCGGATGCAGTGCCGGCGACAGTCTTCGCGCTTTGCGATGGTACTGCCGCCGAGCTCGCCTTCATGAACCTGGTGTTCGGGGGGGTGCCGGTTCAGGTGACTGGCTTCAACCAGACGGTTGTTTTGCCGGGAGTGGCGACGCTCATCATCAACGAGCTCATCAACAGCACTACGCCCGATGGCAGCGAGACCACCTCAACTGGTCTCCACTTGACCTTGGCCGATGGCGGCGAGATCCTCGTGTCCCGCGCGCATG is a window from the Candidatus Krumholzibacteriia bacterium genome containing:
- a CDS encoding dihydrofolate reductase family protein produces the protein MGLLTFSINVTLDGCVDHREGIADDETHALFTRLMDEGGAMLWGRVTYEMMESYWPAVARGDQEAPPAMREWAVKLQAKPKYVVSSTRKNFPWTNSHHIAGDLRTGVQNLKDATPAGVLLGSGKLATELDRLDLIDEYRFLVHPRIAGHGPTLYHGGLPSTRRLELVSAKPLRSGAVAMHYRRARG
- a CDS encoding TRAP transporter large permease subunit: MSWFLAPLLALLALLGAPLFTIIACITLIAFATNGIDTTSVAIEMYRMAHSMLIAIPLFTFAGYLLSEGGAPRRLVRVSRALLGWVPGGLALVALVACAVFTAFTGASGVTVIAMGGLLLPALRAEKYDDRFTFGLLTTSGSLGLLFPPSLPIILVAYVTSVSVDQLFVAGVLPGILLLLVLGTYAVQTARRTGVPRQYFSWHELVRAVRGAAWELPLPFVVLGGIYSGKVTVTEAASLTAVYALVAEVLIYRDIKLRDLKHLFTESMVLVGGILIIVGAALGLTNYLIDAEVPTRLFEWIETWIGHRFVFLMLLNVFLLIVGCMMDIFSAILVVMPLILPVAQAYEVNPVHLSILFLANLEIGYFTPPVGLNLFIGSFRFGKPVMELARASLPFLGLYLLVLLVLTYLPGLSLWLVQAFGVR
- a CDS encoding choice-of-anchor P family protein — translated: MKRLMMRRILEIVVIGLVLPAVVPRDALAQQFTGRSFGAIIHVGSIDTTVCDSGELPSSGGSLETILQDVRVGSVLTAGAMRAETHSTSAAAISHAYTVNLSVLPGTPAALTADAVPATVFALCDGTAAELAFMNLVFGGVPVQVTGFNQTVVLPGVATLIINELINSTTPDGSETTSTGLHLTLADGGEILVSRAH